The Anguilla anguilla isolate fAngAng1 chromosome 2, fAngAng1.pri, whole genome shotgun sequence genome contains the following window.
CCAGGTGTTGTTAGTTCCATCTACTGAATTCTCAGAAACACGCAACCGACTGCACCTTTTGGTGAAAGGTGCTCACAGACATTCCCTCTGGGTAGGGTTGTGTGCTTATAAAACTGTCCATTTCCACATCCAAGATATTTGAATCTTATGTTTTGTGCCCCTCACTGTAAAATTCTGGTATTTTCATGTCTGTGCAttacacagagagcacagagtcCAGTGTGACTGACTACTAGGATGTTTTGATGGTATGAAACCCAGCTAaactggttttatttatttatttattattttttttttttttcagttggctCAACAGTGCCAATATTCCAGCAGCAGAGGGTGCTGTATCAGCAGTTAAAGGAGTGTGTTTCATATTTAACACAGAAAAAGATCAAATTGAAGACCTGATCTAGAATGAAACATGGTTAATCTTCagtatctgtatttgtattttggttaGTTATATGTGTTCATTTATGTGTGTTAAACCAGggttctcaaactccagtcctggagggccacagactctggtgtttttttgtgatttcttttcaGTTAGGACCCAATTTAGGTTTTGTACCTGAAGTGCCTGCAGTGTTTCTGAAGTGCCTGTACTGTGACTCTTTATCCAATCAGTTACTTAAATGAAGCTCTTGGGTGaaggaacacatcaaaaaccagcagacataGCGTCCTTCCTGAATTTGAGTGAGAGAACAACTGCTAAACTGGATACATTCAAACCTAATTTTAAGTGATAATGAAAGTTGTACAAAAAGCAACAACCTGTACTCCTACATTGGTAAGTATTTTGCTTTCCTCGCCGTGATTCACCTCCTTACCTTATTTCAAAGGAATCTACTACCTAGTTCTAATGTGACTTGCAGAGAAAGGAGATATGTCACACTGAATGCCTTCAAGGGCGATTGATTGGGACCGTAGTGAACTAAGTCCAAAAATTCttctattattaattatttgcaaaaaaaatattttcacacctTGTTTGTGTTCGGCGAGGTGCAGACAACCCGACCTGAAAGTGAAACTAAAATAGAAAGGTTTTTAATAGCTAATGTTTCGACAGTAACTGCCTTTGTCAGGGCTTTGAAGTCGGCTTGCTGCTGAAACGTTTACTGTTAAAAACTGCacgggaggcggggggggaaaGTGTGCgacctttcttttttaacatgaaTTATTCGCAAACATGGACCTGAGCTGTGCGTAACGGGACGtgaaaacaagaacagaaaacaaaaatcactaTTCTGGGGAAGCCTTCTGTACTGCTGCCGTACTGTAGTGTAAATCAAGGAAAGCCCCCGGCTTCTCTTACAGAAGTTTATCTCACACTCCCAGCCTTACTTGGTTTTAGGAGGATTTCAACATCTTTCAAACGGGCGACCGCGTATTCCCTCCCTCTGGGTCTTTCCTCATAGCGTATTGGTAATGCTCATTGCAGGTGGCCCACGCTGTTTCAACGGCAGTCTCATTTGTCAGACTCGTATTCTCGCGTAGCTATCGTCGAAGTTGACGCTTTGATGTGCAGCAGGCCAAATTATTTGTCAAATGAATTGTGTTTGTTAACCATATTGCACTCTGAAATTGGAAGGCAATTCACAAGACTGCTATATTCTGTTTTCCAATCAACTGCTTTCAGCATCTGTCATAGTAATTAATTGACAGCACATAGATAGAATTTGACAAACATAGTGAAACACAGGACAAAAACGTATCCTGTACCagtcaaaccatttttttgttgttgtgattatgcaaaaatacactTTCTCAAACATGTAACTGAAAGGCATAGGCATCATGTCATGTTACAGTGAATTAAAGCCATCAGCCAATGTCAACATCATACCGATAATGAGAAATAATGTGCTTTGCTTAATTACCAAACAATCCTCTTTAAGTTAATCTATATATAGATGAACATAGTAAAAAGTGTCTCTAGCTTTCTTCCTGGCTCTGCGTTGCTGTAGGATCTCATTGCTTTGAATTTTGACATTTCAGTCCTTTGCATAATCGTCCATTCAGGGCAAAGAGCCAGATAAGTCCTAGCAGTGTTTCATggtccctccctcacccccaggcacacgtgcacacacacacacactcacatgcacacacacacgtacacaaacatacacacacacatgcacactcacattcacacacacacgtacacacacacacacacactcacacgcacacacgtacacacacacactctcatgtccacacacacacacacacgcatgcatgcatgcaaacaaacacacacataacctacacacatgcaaaaactaGCAAACAAGATACAATCCTGTTTTTCCTGTCCACTTGAAAACAACTTGGAATTCgaatccatacacacacacacacacacacacacactatatcaTTAGACAGATATTTACAGACAGTGTGTTGGATTTTATAGGCCCACATGTTACTTTAGTTATTGGGAAAGTAGGAAGGTCAAGGACAGTCTATACTGCAGAACCATGTACTCATATTTGAAAAACCTGCAGTATCAagttccaaatgcaaatgtatgagGCCTCataatgttgttattattattgcatttttacatttgtatattgttttttcagaaacagaaagggagagaaggagaacagCTCTTGCAGGACTAGGGCCTCACAGTGTGGTGGTTTTTCTCTGtattaaacatgaataaaaaaaattctctaaaCTGTGTTAACAGCTCTAATAGAGGAACTGTCTGCAGCAGGAAGtgagaggcggagagaggggtggggtgcgTCCAGCTAAAGGGCTTGGTTTGTCAGAGTCCTCCATCTGGAGCAGCTGTCTCTCCTggaactcacacactcatggaGCCTCAGCAGATAAGAGCGGGGTACCTGGTTAAAAAGGTAGGATGGAAAATGTAGTTTCGGCAGCCTAACACTTtcacgcacacagcacacaaaatcCTGAAGTGAAAGTAATTCAGCGGCTGGTTAATTTGCATCTggtctaaaaatatatatattttcaaatgacatAAAACAGAGTTTTAGTTAAAGGtgggattttgcattttgttataCAGGCATGTTTCCATATTGGTGGAAAAAGTAAACCAGAAGGAAGAACCAAAGGGAGAGTTAAAGAGAGTTATGCATGAACTGAGTGGAAGGAATTTTGCGCAGGCAGTGAACGTGTTATTCAGGATAGATGATGCTTCAGTGAAAGTGAATGACCTTCTGTGGTATTTTCTGTGCTGAACTTAAGCCACAAGCTGCTGTCTTTTCACAATAGCACACCCAATTTTACCAGTGGTTCCCTACCTCGGTCCTGGCAGTCcccgtgtgtatgctggtttttgttccaagcGCAGCTgcaatcccataattttaacaagctgttaattttttcttaattaggtgcttttcatgttgaGATGGATCATTTTGCCATcgtaagccacattatgtcaaaaTTATCTATACATGCCATTCTGTGTCTGTACCTCTTTCTCTTGTGAGGCATTAGCACACATGCTATGAGTACTGAATGTTCCTTGAATGCATTTGGAATGTGAAAAATGGAGGTAATTGTAAGACTTCTGGGCATTCAAAGTCCATTCCACTCATTTTAGATCTGCCAATAAATCCATCAGACAACTTTGCCGGAGGACAaactttcatatatatatatatatatatatatatacatacactcgCCAgacacttcattaggtgacaggagtgacatccggtgtggtcttctgctgctgtagcccatctgcttcaaggtttgatgtggtgtaccttcagagatgctcttctgcatacctcggttgtaacgagtggttatttgggttcctgttgcctttctatcagctcgaaccagccTGGCCATTCTcccctgacctctgccatcaacaaggcattttcgcccagagaactgcgctcactggatattttctctttttcggaccattctctgtaaaccctagagatggttgtgtgtgaaaatcccagtaggtcagcagtttctgaaatactcgaACCAGCCCATCTgccaccaacaaccatgcctcgttcaaagtcacttaaatcatctttcttccccattctgatgcttggtttgaacttcagcagatcgtcttgaccatgtctacatgcttaaatgcattgagttgctgccacgtgattggctgattagatatttgcgttaacgggtgcagtttgcagttgaacaggtgtacctaatgaagtggccgatgagtatatatatatatgtgtgtgtgtgtgtgtgtgtgtgtgtgtagagggatCTCAGATATACAGGATCTCTGATCTCTGTAGTTGCACAACATGCGCATGATATGAAGTAATGTCGCAGGTCTTGATATTCGGGGTTGTGACATGGCCTAGCGAAATCAAACTGGCACTTTTTGCATCAAAAGGAGCATAACATATGCTCGTGATCAgtctttttaaatgatgaactTCTCTGTGGCATTGTGGGAACTGTAGTTCAATACAGCTTCAATACTGGAGGACATTTTGAGGACAGCTAATGGATGATGTTGTGtcacaaaacaaattcatcACACCTTCTATCCTGCACCACCCTGACACATCACACAGCGACAGGCGTGGATCGAGATGCTGTACATTCATGACCTTTTAAGCTCGCGAGCGTCACTAGAGTTCCTGTTTTGACCCCCTCATTTCCTGTTCCTTTTTTGCGCAGCGTAACCTGCTGAACTCATGGAAGGTGGTGTGGGTGGTGCTCTCGGACGACGCGGTGGAGTTCTACAAAAAGATGACCGACAGCAGTCCCAAGGGAATGATCCCACTGAAGGGAGCCACGCTGACCAGCCCTTGCCAGGATTTCGGCAAAAAGATGGTAAAGACATTTCCCAGAAATTCCAGGCCCATGGTATTCCTATGAAATTCAGGCCCATGGAATTTCCATGAGATTCATGCCTTCTGAAAGCTGGCAGCAACCCCTCATCTATTTGCGGCGACACACTGTGTCCTGGGTGCCACTcagtccccccctcctccccccccccccttccccccagtcacaatacccccctccccccccggctcaCCTGGGACACCCATGATTGGTATTCTGGCACCGCCACTGCCCTGCTCCCAGTGTTAAACACGCTGTGCTCGGTCTCTCTCCCCCGTGTGTGTCGCAGCTGGTCTTTAAGGTCACCACAGAGCGCCACCAGGCCCATTTCTTTCAGGCCAGTCACCTGGAGGACAGGGAGGTCTGGACCCGGGACATCAAGCGGGCCCTCGCCTGTCTGGACAGGGGCATGAAATTCACCAGGAAGTCCACGCGACGGTCCATTCGACTGCCCGACACTGTCAACATGAGGTGACGTTCCGCGCGACGGCCTGCTCGCTAGAATCATACATGAGCCACAGACTCTTAAGACGCACCAGATATTCAGCTCTGTTGTTCTTAACATCAGTGATTCAGCCACTTTGTAGTTGAAGCTGAAAAATTCCAATTTGATTGAGGAGTTCAGGGGCGTAACCAGCTACAATCTACCAGTGTGCCACTGGACATTCCGTACTGTGACGTAGCCATGGAAACTCTTGTTCTTAGCCAACACCTGATGTAGATAAGATAAATAAAGCACAGCTGGAAGCTGTTCCCAAACTGAGTGTAAAATGGAGGAGACAACAGTAAGACTTCTCACCAACACTGATATTTCTTCctcattattttctgtttatccGCTGCCAAACCCGTGTTTGTTTTTCTATCGCAACTCAGTGAGATGTACAACGCAATGAGAAATAAAGACTCGGGCTTGAAAGAGATGACCGTtgagcaggagaaaaaaacCTTCAATCAGTGCTTCACAGGTATGAACAACTCACCAcgcaaagataaataaatacacagaacCCTACCAAccatcatgtttttttctcctcatgCTATTACAATATGTAGTTTAATCTGGCTTTTACTCAACTAAGACAATTACAAATTCTTTGTTGGACAACCACTGATTTCGATGCAGCCGGTAGGCCAGGGTTTTTTGCTGTAGgatctgattggttgagcactacctcttccccctccctcgccccctgGGCAGGAACTATGGTGATCGACTGGCTGGTGTCAGCGGAGAGAGCGAGGAACAGACAGGAAGCGATGATGCTGGCCATCGGGCTGCTGAACGAAGGCTTCCTCCAGCCGGCCAATGAGATGTCCAAGAGCGCGGCCGAGTCCAAAACTGAATCCACCCTCCTGGACCAGCCAGACGCAATCTATTACTTTGTGAGTCGCGCCCAGTGTGAAGAAACTGTGCGAGCAGCCAGCAAACGGCAGTCCAATATTAGACTGCGGACTCTGTGAGACAGGGTTTTAATAGCAATCGGACAACAGGGGTAATAGTTTACGAATATGTTTGTATATGTCGCAttaagaattatttatttcatttctaatcTGTCTCATATAATACTTGTCACCCAGATATAGTCTTTCCTTTCCCTAGTTCTAAAGAGTCTGAGGATTTATTGGAGGCAGCACTTTGggtgaaattaaaacaagacGCGCTACCGTTCAGCTACAGTATGTCTTAAATACTGTGATTACGGCTTCAGAAGCACTGAGGAAACTATCGATTTGTCACTAATTGCACAGTGTGCTCCAGTACAGATGGCACCTCCATCCACTTAAGTGGAGCCAAAGCCAAACTGCATCATCTCTTCAAATGAACTTTCGAAGATGCAGACAAAAATATTAGATTTATGACGGATGAAATATGAGACACAAATTATTATTCCAAGGGTGACACAACGTTCAAAATGATATCTTTTGGGCAGAATTTCCCATTACACTTTACGCTTGAGAGAGAATGGCATAAAAAAGCTGAGAGGGAGGTCAGAATACAGAGCGATTACAAGACCAGGTTTGAAGGCCATTTCCTCCTCTGGTCTGTCAGCAGTAGGATTCAATGGGGTGCAACTGGTCACGCACTGTATAACAAATTCGGCGACGTTGACGCCTTTCGGCATCTTCTAGGCGGACAGCGGCTTTTACTCCGAGGGCAACTCCAGCGACGAGGACGTGCTGCGGAACGAGGAGTTCAGGGGGCTCATCGTGAAGCAGGGGTGCCTGCTGAAACAGGTGAGACTCCGCCCATTTTCCCCAAAGCTACAATTTAGCAGGATGGCGCGAGTTATTAGCCTTATCAGTTCATTCAGCGTTGAATGAACTGATAAAGTACACATCCCCATACTGTGTGCACATAAACTGTGTTGGAGCAGAATTAGCACTCTAACTAACAATTTATATTTTACCGTGTGTGAGGCCAAGGACTGAGCACAGTGTAACAGGCAAGGGCAAACTGTTTGTATAGTACACAGTGTCACACCATTGTGAAATGAGCTTTCTTTTAATATGTAGCATGCCACTTACAATAATGACCTTTATTGAAAACAGTTGAGGCACGATGGTATTCTTCTGATCTCTAGATTCATAAAGCATGCCTCTAATTTTAGGCTTGTagaaaatgaggaaattaaaCTATTTAGTGTGCTCTTTTTTGTGTCCGATAACCGAATCAAAGCTCAAAGTGTGTCCATGGCAACTGGCTTTGTCTTTTAGGgccacagaagaaaaaattgGAAGGTGCGCAAATTTACCCTAAGAGATGACCCTGCGTACATGCACTACTATGATCCCACAAAGGTATGGCCTCCTGGTGTCCTGGGACTTCTTTTTTCACCTGTGAGATTCGAATTCAGCCTATGCATTCTTACAGACAGAGTTCGTCATTACAGCTTTTTATAGTGGGTGGTtcaacttcctgtctgtgcaCAGGAAGACATTAAtcagaggggtgtgtgtcttatctgagaagaagaaaggaagggCTGGTGCTCATGTAACTAAAGACAGCAGGAAACCAACTTAAAGACAGATACATGGTTGAgatgctcttctgttctttattCTTTCTGTTCCTCCAATCAGGATGCAGAAGAGCCTCTGGGCTCCATCCACCTGCGAGGATCAGTGGTCACAGCTCTGGAGTATGTGCCCGATGGTTAGTTTCGGAAATTTGTATCAAACTACCACTTAACTAAACacaatttgggaaaatattttaagacTGTGATTAAGATCGAGTTCaaatccaaaaacatttttataaatgaggcccttTGTGCAGTATAACAACGGAAGAATCCCAGAGTATTATGTTCTAGCATTGCAACATTTTTCTTCAGACAACTTTCTCTGTATCTTTTCAGCCAAAAAACATGATGTGGATGGAAATCTCTTTGAAATCATCACATCAGACGAGACCCACTATTTCCTACAAGCCACGACAGAAAAAGAACGCAAAGACTGGATTCAAGCCATTCAAGAGGTCTCCAGGACAGGGAAATGAAGATGAATAACAAGCCTACTCACGAACACACTCCTGAATGCATTATCTATTtcatgaaataacattttttttttttaaatggagactttaaatgtataattaggAGAAaggtacagtgccctccaaaagtgtGGCACAACCGAAAATGAGGGTacaaaaacagatatttctgcaaaatgttaaaactcaatatatgtatgtaaatagcatggaagtatatagcaaaaataactaatttcactccactgttcccatacttttggagggcactgtatttaTAAAGACTGATGACATGCGGCTTCCTAATAATATGgttaatatttacattgtaCAACTTGACTGCCGTGACATTTTTGTGTGACGTCACATTATTGAATTATCGATTAAGTGAAATATGAACGTTTGACATCATGTTTCCACAGGGAGGTGAATGCTTATAGCATCAcctgttcttttctttaatttgtttcttttttttttgagaatcaTGAATGCCATTAAAAATGGCCTATGCCTGAATGTATCTGCATTTGCAACTAAATAAAGGtgaaaaagctgaaaatacACTTGCCATGTTGATCATTCCTCCGAGTGTGGACTTCTTTCCACTTTtatagattacattttttaaaaaaaattttttgtaaGCTTGACGCACCTAAAACTAAGAACAAGGTAAAAAAATTTAGGACAACTTCACCTAACCTGTAGAATGGCCTGCTTTGTGGGAGAAATGAGTGGGCTATTCTGACTTTCTTGAAGTGTACAGTGATCTATAACTCTTTAAAAAACTctctaaaacatttaaaataatatcctCAGTTATTCACGCTTCATACATTAATGTATTGCCTATTACACTTCCTCCAACAATCGCATCATGTAACAATTACTCACTACAAGAgacaactgaactgaaacagaaaGAACATACTTTAGTTGCAGAAATCgggctcattttttttcttcaaatttgctCTCCTTTTAGAAACGGGAAACTTAATGTTCGATGATGAGAAACGTGTTGATTTCAGCCACTTCCTGTTACAAAATGATTTACTGTGGCAGGCAGCTCGCATAGCACAGTAAGATCAGTCCATATtgcagtataaaataataacattatattgcattacattcattacatttacaagAGCAACATTACATACTGTCAAAAGCTATTTTAACATACTTGGGACAAGTACTGACAAGTACCTATGCAATAAGCCCTAGACTCAACAGCTATACTTAGCACAGACAACTATCCTGTCAATAATAATCAATGTGTTTGCTATCAAATCAAGTGTACTCATGCTAACCGGTGGTCAATGTGATTTGCAGAAGTCTTTGGCGAGACAGTCTGAATAGATGAGTCCCATTTCCGCGTTATAAGATCTCACTGTATGGCCCTGACTGCGTTAAAAAGCTTCTGGGCAGTCAGAACAAATGGTAGACGTGACTAAGAGAAGCTCGACCACACAAGGGAGGGGTGGCCCATACACACTTCAACATTGCGGAACAGGGCGATCTGACTGCAGTCGAGTCATAGGAGTTCAGGAGGTTTTTCAAAGATTTAACAGCAAGCAGCTAAAATATGAACAGATTAACATTGATATCGCAATAAAAagctacatttttaatgatcagtgattaaattatattaattgtgGCAAATGTTCAGTGGAGTTTGAGGTTACCTAATCATTCAAagaaatattactgaaaatatGGGGATTATGTTAAATTAAACTTTACCGGAAACCCGTGATCTTTGACGGCTATATCCGCCTTTTCCTAATGAGAGAAGAAATACTAATCAACAGAATCCCAACTGCATGGCACAAGACTAAACTTTTCCACATTTCCGCCACCTACTGGAAATGCATAGTACTTCATACCAAATTTGTGCAACAAACTCTCACAGTACCTGCATTActaccttttatttatttatttatttatttttatttttttctgaaactggTACAATAATGATTTATTATAACTCAGGGAAAAATGAGTTCAGACCACATCTGTGATTTATTTAGTTCCATTCCtgagtgaaaaataataactatatcacaatgcactgcacactTGCATGACCTCTGTTGACTGGACTTTTTAACTACATACAGGAAATAAGTGACTCAGAGAGGGAGTACATGATTAATCCAGTTTAATCACTGGGATAACTGCAAAGTTTACCAGTTTTCAAAATGTACACTTTAGGGTAAATGTACACAATTTCCACTTGTGCAGTTGCATTAtctcatttaaacatttaaaatataaaaaaatttaaaattaaaagatataaaattacaaaataaatacaattaaaataaaattaaaatattaagtgAAT
Protein-coding sequences here:
- the LOC118220897 gene encoding pleckstrin-like, coding for MEPQQIRAGYLVKKRNLLNSWKVVWVVLSDDAVEFYKKMTDSSPKGMIPLKGATLTSPCQDFGKKMLVFKVTTERHQAHFFQASHLEDREVWTRDIKRALACLDRGMKFTRKSTRRSIRLPDTVNMSEMYNAMRNKDSGLKEMTVEQEKKTFNQCFTGTMVIDWLVSAERARNRQEAMMLAIGLLNEGFLQPANEMSKSAAESKTESTLLDQPDAIYYFADSGFYSEGNSSDEDVLRNEEFRGLIVKQGCLLKQGHRRKNWKVRKFTLRDDPAYMHYYDPTKDAEEPLGSIHLRGSVVTALEYVPDAKKHDVDGNLFEIITSDETHYFLQATTEKERKDWIQAIQEVSRTGK